A DNA window from Rossellomorea marisflavi contains the following coding sequences:
- a CDS encoding GNAT family N-acetyltransferase — protein sequence MLIRYKKAFEKIAMGLLSFMPSEKDLKKLQQTMKQYETDDNWQLFLWKEEDIVGLIGVQKEEGALEIHHISVNPSHRHEGIGKAMVKHLKDMYSELDVKPNEETASFFERCEGEMNE from the coding sequence ATGTTAATCCGATATAAAAAGGCTTTTGAAAAGATCGCAATGGGATTATTATCTTTCATGCCAAGTGAAAAGGACCTGAAGAAGCTTCAGCAAACGATGAAGCAGTATGAAACGGATGATAATTGGCAGCTTTTTTTATGGAAAGAAGAAGACATAGTCGGCCTGATCGGGGTGCAGAAAGAAGAAGGTGCCTTGGAAATCCATCACATCTCCGTGAACCCGTCGCATCGTCATGAAGGGATCGGGAAGGCGATGGTGAAACATCTGAAGGACATGTACTCTGAGCTCGACGTCAAACCCAACGAAGAAACCGCTTCCTTTTTTGAAAGGTGCGAAGGAGAAATGAATGAATGA